Proteins encoded in a region of the Pelmatolapia mariae isolate MD_Pm_ZW linkage group LG6, Pm_UMD_F_2, whole genome shotgun sequence genome:
- the LOC134629584 gene encoding uncharacterized protein LOC134629584 — protein MVQWQLCTLENLMYSGFGRPFPRHGLQLLFWFSNQCVTCDVVQLVVTMKLVSDCQPENGNFGFHLFGNMEELLPVLSRPRKSRSKVTYFEVGNLSTETYPASANLPAYVRENYRSGVRSNNSNIDRIIIGYRVRTRVVETVYITEHDPAAFGRFRFDRTFEISCELIQALQNSQLDLTSFLIQMGYYVNVLQGIGEIPYSDPSAQQTYSVVQNYSRSTATTQQQQLYWYPSSYEQHVHYSYNTSAQSGPAANYRKLPAYSYWKLPREAFSGKPKKRGGGEDFGFLKLLLGAGALYLAAKCLFWLLGSWWSEDVDGDVELKPRWTPTFWRRAPSYRHTHVMLDYVF, from the exons ATGGTTCAGTGGCAGCTCTGCACTCTGGAGAACCTGATGTATTCGGGGTTTGGCCGTCCTTTTCCACGACACGGCCTCCAGCTGCTCTTTTGGTTTTCCAACCAGTGTGTGACCTGCGACGTCGTCCAGCTGGTGGTCACCATGAAG CTGGTGTCGGACTGTCAGCCGGAGAACGGGAACTTCGGCTTCCACCTGTTTGGAAACATGGAGGAGCTCCTTCCTGTTCTGAGCAGGCCCAGGAAGAGCAGGAGTAAG GTTACGTACTTTGAGGTTGGCAACCTAAGCACAGAAACTTATCCTGCTTCTGCAAACCTCCCGGCATACGTGAGGGAAAATTATCGGTCTGGTGTCAGAAGCAACAACTCCAACATCGATCGCATCATCATTGGTTACCGGGTGAGGACCCGGGTGGTGGAGACGGTGTACATCACTGAGCACGACCCAGCCGCCTTTGGGAGGTTCAGATTCGACAGGACTTTTGAAATCAGCTGTGAACTGATCCAGGCCCTGCAGAACTCCCAGCTGGACCTCACCAGCTTCCTCATCCAGATGGGCTACTACGTAAATGTGCTCCAGGGCATAGGAGAGATCCCCTACTCGGATCCTTCAGCTCAGCAAACCTACAGCGTGGTGCAGAACTACAGCAGATCCACAGCAAcgacacagcagcagcagctctactgGTATCCCAGCAGCTACGAGCAGCACGTGCACTACAGCTACAACACATCAGCACAGAGCGGGCCTGCAGCTAACTACAGGAAACTACCAGCGTACAGTTACTGGAAGCTGCCTCGTGAAG CTTTCAGCGGAAAACCAAAGAAGCGGGGCGGAGGCGAGGACTTTGGCTTCCTGAAGCTTCTTCTCGGCGCTGGAGCACTCTACTTAGCAGCCAAGTGTCTGTTCTGGTTACTCGGCAGCTGGTGGAGCGAAGACGTGGACGGAGACGTGGAGCTGAAGCCACGGTGGACTCCGACGTTTTGGCGCCGCGCTCCCAGTTATCGGCACACGCACGTCATGCTGGATTATGTCTTCTAA